A stretch of the Pseudalkalibacillus hwajinpoensis genome encodes the following:
- a CDS encoding GNAT family N-acetyltransferase encodes MKTEIIKLTKPTAQFVEVLNRWENDRELIPLIRPNKSREELERRETITLEGVRERLTYQQIFQIFVNHEMIGEMNYMVDPPHLFKQEPGTAWIGITIGEPEGRGKGIGYAAIQHLEEQIYQQGFNRIELGVFEFNTNAQKLYRKLGYEEIGRLEDFTYWQGKMWSDIRMEKYL; translated from the coding sequence ATTTGTTGAAGTGCTGAATCGATGGGAAAATGATCGAGAATTGATTCCGCTGATTCGCCCGAATAAAAGCAGGGAGGAATTAGAGCGGCGCGAGACGATCACTCTTGAGGGAGTAAGGGAGCGTCTTACGTATCAGCAAATATTCCAGATCTTTGTGAATCATGAGATGATCGGAGAAATGAATTACATGGTGGATCCTCCTCACCTTTTCAAGCAAGAACCAGGAACGGCGTGGATTGGCATTACGATTGGCGAACCTGAAGGAAGAGGAAAGGGGATTGGCTATGCAGCGATCCAACATTTAGAAGAGCAAATTTACCAGCAGGGTTTTAATCGGATTGAATTAGGCGTGTTCGAATTCAATACGAACGCGCAAAAGCTCTATCGAAAGCTTGGGTACGAAGAGATTGGTAGATTAGAAGATTTCACTTACTGGCAAGGGAAAATGTGGTCAGATATTCGAATGGAAAAATATTTGTAA
- a CDS encoding DMT family transporter, which yields MIFLILALAFSIIGSITVKLSAGFTRKIPGISSFVLFGLCIYFLTLSVQSIEIGLAYAIWSGGSIAGTTIAGLILFNEKATRRKFLSIAFIIIGVVIL from the coding sequence ATGATTTTTTTAATTTTAGCTCTCGCCTTTTCCATAATAGGTAGTATTACCGTGAAGCTATCAGCTGGATTCACACGCAAAATTCCAGGCATATCCTCATTTGTTTTATTCGGGCTATGCATCTACTTTCTCACTCTTTCTGTGCAATCCATTGAAATTGGCCTGGCCTACGCGATCTGGTCCGGCGGTTCTATCGCCGGCACAACCATTGCCGGCCTCATTTTATTCAACGAAAAAGCCACAAGAAGAAAATTTCTTTCTATAGCGTTTATCATCATTGGTGTGGTTATATTATAA